One genomic region from Euleptes europaea isolate rEulEur1 chromosome 6, rEulEur1.hap1, whole genome shotgun sequence encodes:
- the GATD1 gene encoding glutamine amidotransferase-like class 1 domain-containing protein 1: MSERLSKPTCLMAASAAAAGVSADSFLHSFTLASAAFNLQVATPGGKPIDFVDVNEANMRWIQDFRMKSYANPAKLESTDGARYHALLIPDCPGAMTDLANSGYLARILQHFSSENKPICAVGHGVAALCCATNEDKSWVFEGYSLTGPSVYELIRLPSFASLPIIVEDFAKDSGANFSASKPDAVHVILDRHLVTGQNDNSTVAAIQNLIFLCSTR; the protein is encoded by the exons GTGTGTCTGCTGACTCCTTCCTTCATTCTTTTACACTGGCGAGTGCGGCTTTTAATCTACAGGTTGCTACCCCTGGG GGAAAGCCTATTGATTTCGTTGATGTCAATGAGGCAAACATGCGTTGGATCCAGGACTTTCGTATGAAATCCTATGCAAATCCTGCCAAACTAGAATCGACTGATG GTGCCCGATACCATGCATTGTTGATTCCTGACTGTCCTGGTGCCATGACGGATCTGGCAAACAGCGGGTACTTAGCTAGGATATTGCAGCATTTCAGCTCTGAAAACA AACCCATTTGTGCTGTTGGACATGGAGTTGCCGCCTTATGTTGTGCTACAAATGAGGACAAATCCTGGGTATTTGAAGGATACAGTTTAACAGGG CCCTCTGTGTATGAACTGATCAGGCTGCCTAGTTTTGCCAGCTTGCCCATCATCGTTGAAGACTTTGCAAAAGATTCTGGAGCTAACTTTAGTG CCAGCAAACCAGATGCAGTGCATGTAATCCTGGACCGGCACCTTGTCACTGGGCAGAATGACAACTCAACAGTTGCAGCTATCCAAAATCTTATTTTTCTCTGCAGTACCAGGTAA
- the TALDO1 gene encoding transaldolase yields the protein MSVSPVKRPKMESTALEQLKKHTTVVADTGDFHAIEEYQPLDATTNPSLILAAAQMPSYQQLVEDAIAHGKELGGSEDNQVTNACDKLFVLFGAEILKRIPGRVSTEVDARLSFDKEGMVKKARHFIDLYKEAGINKDRILIKLSSTWEGIQAGKILEEQFGIHCNLTLLFSFAQAVACAEAGVTLISPFVGRILDWHVANTDKKAYDPSEDPGVKSVTKIYNYYKKFGYKTIVMGASFRNTGEIKALTGCDYLTISPKLLGELSKDTSKLTPMLSVKEAQACSLEKIHLDEKTFRWLHNEDQMAVEKLSDGIRKFAADAIKLERMIKERMFSAANGK from the exons ATGTCAGTTTCGCCCGTGAAGAGGCCGAAGATGGAGTCCACGGCGCTGGAGCAGCTCAAGAAGCACACCACCGTGGTGGCCGACACCGGGGACTTCCACG CCATTGAGGAATACCAGCCTTTGGATGCTACTACCAATCCTTCCCTTATACTGGCTGCGGCCCAGATGCCATCTTACCAGCAGTTAGTGGAAGATGCTATTGCACATGGAAAGGAACTTGGCGG GTCAGAAGACAATCAAGTTACAAATGCTTGTGACAAGCTTTTTGTATTGTTTGGTGCAGAAATTTTGAAGAGGATACCTGGCCGTGTGTCCACAGAGGTAGACGCAAG GTTGTCATTTGACAAGGAAGGCATGGTTAAGAAGGCTAGACACTTCATAGATCTTTATAAGGAAGCAGGAATTAATAAAGACCGCATCCTCATCAAGCTGTCTTCAACATGGGAGGGCATCCAGGCTGGCAA GATTCTTGAAGAGCAATTTGGGATCCACTGCAACTTGACGTTACTGTTCTCCTTTGCTCAGGCTGTtgcctgtgcagaggcaggcgttACACTCATTTCCCCATTTGTTGGGCGTATCCTGGATTGGCATGTTGCAAATACAGACAAAAAAGCTTATGATCCATCAGAGGACCCAG GAGTGAAAAGTGTCACTAAAATCTACAATTACTACAAAAAGTTTGGCTACAAAACTATTGTGATGGGAGCTTCATTTCGAAACACTGGAGAAATCAAAGCTCTGACTGGCTGTGACTATCTCACCATTTCCCCCAAGCTTCTGGGAGAGCTCAGTAAAGATACCAGTAAGCTGACTCCAATGCTCAGTGTCAAAGAAG CCCAGGCATGTAGCTTGGAGAAGATCCATCTAGATGAGAAGACATTCCGTTGGCTTCACAATGAAGACCAAATGGCTGTGGAGAAATTGTCTGATGGGATCAGAAAGTTTGCTGCTGATGCCATTAAATTGGAACGGATGATAAAG GAACGGATGTTCAGCGCTGCAAATGGAAAGTAG